One genomic segment of Chelonia mydas isolate rCheMyd1 chromosome 1, rCheMyd1.pri.v2, whole genome shotgun sequence includes these proteins:
- the LOC102934644 gene encoding dol-P-Glc:Glc(2)Man(9)GlcNAc(2)-PP-Dol alpha-1,2-glucosyltransferase isoform X2 — protein sequence MITTLPGLYLMSVGIVKPAVWLFGWSGSVVCSTGMLRFINLLFSVGNFYLLYLLLCKIHHKNKTVSGFQRILSTLTLAMFPTLYFFTFLYYTDTGSVFFTLFAYLMCLYGNHKTSALLGFCGFMFRQTNIIWTIFCGGSVVAQKLSEAWKTELQKKKEERISATKGSFSELIKVVQFLTEYIMSFKNLVTLIVLTWPYILLVIVFFAFVVINGGIVVGDRSSHEACFHIPQLFYFFSFTLFFSFPHLMTPNKIGNFLRSVRKHLIQYSILIAISLFLVWKFTYVHKYLIADNRHYTFYVWRKVFQRHDLVKYIFVPAYIFAGWSLADSLKSKSIFWNLIYFVCVFAVTVPQKLLEFRYFILPFLIYRLNIPVPPLSRLLLELTLYVVVNAVSFHLFLNKTFQWPNSEEIQRFMW from the exons ATGATCACGACATTGCCTGGCTTATACTTGATGTCGGTTGGAATAGTGAAACCTGCAGTTTGGCTCTTTGGATGGTCTGGAAGTGTAGTGTGCTCTACAGGAATGCTCCGATTTATTAATCTCCTTTTCAGTGTTGGGAACTTCTActtactgtatttgcttttgtgCAAGATACATCATAAAAACAAG aCTGTGTCTGGTTTCCAGAGAATCTTATCTACATTAACACTTGCAATGTTTCCTACCCTCTATTTTTTTACATTCCTTTATTATACAGACACAGGATCAGTGTTTTTTACTCTGTTTGCATATTTAATGTGCCTTTATGGTAACCATAAAACTTCAGCCCTACTTGGGTTTTGTGGCTTTATGTTTCGTCAAACAAATATTATATGGACTATTTTCTGTGGGGGAAGTGTTGTTGCACAAAAGCTAAGTGAAGCCTGGAAGACAGAattacagaagaaaaaagaagaaaggattTCAGCAACGAAGGGATCATTTTCAGAATTAATCAAAGTAGTACAATTTCTTACTGAGTACATCATGTCATTTAAAAACCTAGTAACTCTTATTGTTTTGACCTGGCCGTACATCCTCTTAGTAATTGTGTTCTTTGCTTTTGTGGTAATCAATGGTGGAATAGTTGTTGGTGACAGGAGTAGCCATGAAGCCTGTTTCCACATCCCTCAACTGttctactttttttcttttactctctttttttcctttcctcatcTAATGACACCTAATAAAATTGGAAATTTCCTTCGATCAGTACGGAAGCACTTGATTCAATATAGCATACTCATTGCCATCTCTTTATTCCTGGTCTGGAAATTTACATATGTTCATAAATACTTGATTGCAGATAACAGACATTACACATTTTATGTATGGAGGAAAGTCTTCCAAAGACATGACCTTGTGAAATACATATTTGTTCCAGCCTATATATTTGCTGGCTGGAGTTTGGCTgactcactgaaatcaaaatctATTTTCTGGAACTTGatatattttgtatgtgtgtttgctGTCACAGTTCCTCAAAAGCTACTGGAATTTCGTTACTTCATTTTGCCATTTTTAATATATAGGCTCAATATTCCAGTTCCACCTCTTTCCAGGCTTCTCCTTGAGCTGACTTTATATGTTGTTGTGAATGCAGTAAGCTTTCATCtatttctgaacaaaacatttcagtggcCAAATAGTGAAGAAATCCAGAGGTTTATGTGGTGA
- the LOC102934644 gene encoding dol-P-Glc:Glc(2)Man(9)GlcNAc(2)-PP-Dol alpha-1,2-glucosyltransferase isoform X3 → MERSEAYGFSAAISGTFLLACLLFSALNREQRAPYMDEAFHVPQAQAYCEGLFQQWDPMITTLPGLYLMSVGIVKPAVWLFGWSGSVVCSTGMLRFINLLFSVGNFYLLYLLLCKIHHKNKME, encoded by the exons ATGGAGCGCTCCGAGGCCTACGGCTTCTCCGCCGCCATCAGCGGCACCTTCCTGCTCGCGTGCCTGCTCTTCTCGGCCCTGAACCGCGAGCAGCGCGCGCCCTACATGGACGAGGCCTTCCACGTCCCGCAGGCGCAGGCCTACTGCGAGGGCCTCTTCCAGCAG tgggaCCCCATGATCACGACATTGCCTGGCTTATACTTGATGTCGGTTGGAATAGTGAAACCTGCAGTTTGGCTCTTTGGATGGTCTGGAAGTGTAGTGTGCTCTACAGGAATGCTCCGATTTATTAATCTCCTTTTCAGTGTTGGGAACTTCTActtactgtatttgcttttgtgCAAGATACATCATAAAAACAAG
- the LOC102934644 gene encoding dol-P-Glc:Glc(2)Man(9)GlcNAc(2)-PP-Dol alpha-1,2-glucosyltransferase isoform X1 codes for MERSEAYGFSAAISGTFLLACLLFSALNREQRAPYMDEAFHVPQAQAYCEGLFQQWDPMITTLPGLYLMSVGIVKPAVWLFGWSGSVVCSTGMLRFINLLFSVGNFYLLYLLLCKIHHKNKTVSGFQRILSTLTLAMFPTLYFFTFLYYTDTGSVFFTLFAYLMCLYGNHKTSALLGFCGFMFRQTNIIWTIFCGGSVVAQKLSEAWKTELQKKKEERISATKGSFSELIKVVQFLTEYIMSFKNLVTLIVLTWPYILLVIVFFAFVVINGGIVVGDRSSHEACFHIPQLFYFFSFTLFFSFPHLMTPNKIGNFLRSVRKHLIQYSILIAISLFLVWKFTYVHKYLIADNRHYTFYVWRKVFQRHDLVKYIFVPAYIFAGWSLADSLKSKSIFWNLIYFVCVFAVTVPQKLLEFRYFILPFLIYRLNIPVPPLSRLLLELTLYVVVNAVSFHLFLNKTFQWPNSEEIQRFMW; via the exons ATGGAGCGCTCCGAGGCCTACGGCTTCTCCGCCGCCATCAGCGGCACCTTCCTGCTCGCGTGCCTGCTCTTCTCGGCCCTGAACCGCGAGCAGCGCGCGCCCTACATGGACGAGGCCTTCCACGTCCCGCAGGCGCAGGCCTACTGCGAGGGCCTCTTCCAGCAG tgggaCCCCATGATCACGACATTGCCTGGCTTATACTTGATGTCGGTTGGAATAGTGAAACCTGCAGTTTGGCTCTTTGGATGGTCTGGAAGTGTAGTGTGCTCTACAGGAATGCTCCGATTTATTAATCTCCTTTTCAGTGTTGGGAACTTCTActtactgtatttgcttttgtgCAAGATACATCATAAAAACAAG aCTGTGTCTGGTTTCCAGAGAATCTTATCTACATTAACACTTGCAATGTTTCCTACCCTCTATTTTTTTACATTCCTTTATTATACAGACACAGGATCAGTGTTTTTTACTCTGTTTGCATATTTAATGTGCCTTTATGGTAACCATAAAACTTCAGCCCTACTTGGGTTTTGTGGCTTTATGTTTCGTCAAACAAATATTATATGGACTATTTTCTGTGGGGGAAGTGTTGTTGCACAAAAGCTAAGTGAAGCCTGGAAGACAGAattacagaagaaaaaagaagaaaggattTCAGCAACGAAGGGATCATTTTCAGAATTAATCAAAGTAGTACAATTTCTTACTGAGTACATCATGTCATTTAAAAACCTAGTAACTCTTATTGTTTTGACCTGGCCGTACATCCTCTTAGTAATTGTGTTCTTTGCTTTTGTGGTAATCAATGGTGGAATAGTTGTTGGTGACAGGAGTAGCCATGAAGCCTGTTTCCACATCCCTCAACTGttctactttttttcttttactctctttttttcctttcctcatcTAATGACACCTAATAAAATTGGAAATTTCCTTCGATCAGTACGGAAGCACTTGATTCAATATAGCATACTCATTGCCATCTCTTTATTCCTGGTCTGGAAATTTACATATGTTCATAAATACTTGATTGCAGATAACAGACATTACACATTTTATGTATGGAGGAAAGTCTTCCAAAGACATGACCTTGTGAAATACATATTTGTTCCAGCCTATATATTTGCTGGCTGGAGTTTGGCTgactcactgaaatcaaaatctATTTTCTGGAACTTGatatattttgtatgtgtgtttgctGTCACAGTTCCTCAAAAGCTACTGGAATTTCGTTACTTCATTTTGCCATTTTTAATATATAGGCTCAATATTCCAGTTCCACCTCTTTCCAGGCTTCTCCTTGAGCTGACTTTATATGTTGTTGTGAATGCAGTAAGCTTTCATCtatttctgaacaaaacatttcagtggcCAAATAGTGAAGAAATCCAGAGGTTTATGTGGTGA